The genome window agtattgtggaaaagttcattattttccgtaatttaattcaaaaagtgaaactttcatatattctagattcattacataaagtgaaatatgccaagccttttttgttttaatcttaatgattacggcttacagctcatgaaaatcaaaaatccagtatctcaaaatattagaatattacataagaccaataaaaaaaaaaggatttataatacagaaatgtcgaccttttgaaagtatgttcatttatgcactcaatacttggtcagggctccttttgcatgaattactgcatcaatgcggagtggcatggaggcaatcagcctgtggcactgctgaggtgttatggaagccaaGGTTGCTTTGATGgcagccttcagctcgtctgcattgttgatgagagatgagagacaccagacccaacaatgcagacgagctgaaggccgctatcaaagcaacctgggcttccataacgcctcagcagtgccacaggctgactgcctccatgccatgctgcactgatgcagtaattcctgcaaaaggagccccgaccaagtattgactgcataaatgaacatactttcagaaggtcgacatttctgtattataaatccttttttggaTTGGTCTTATgcaatattctaatattttgagatactagatttttgattttcatgagctgtaagccataaTCAAGATtacaacaaaaaaggcttgacatatttcactttatgtgtaatgaatctagaatatatggaagtttcactttttgaattaattacggaaaataatgaacttttccacaatattctaattttttgagatgcacctgtatacgTAGAGCAGGCCTACAATGATTCTAGGTCACATATCTTCCCCTGACCAATCAGCACTGGAGAGAAAGGTCAGCATGCTATCAACACCATGTAtgtaaagcctcttgaggcacatttttaatttgtaatattgggctatacaaataaaattgacttgactatgtaAGGGAaactgtgtttgtatgtgtgtctataCCTACATGTGTGTTGGCCATGGTGTGGTACCACCAGAAGATCCTAGTGGTGACAAAGTAGCCAATCACCACATCAATACTGTAGTGCTCGTGACCAATTAGGATGCAGAGTACACCGCTGGCACTTAGTAACCAACAAAGCCAACGGTACCACCACATCCACCGTGGTGAATCTAGAAGAAAAAAAGTTCTGTAAAAAAAATGGCCTAGCACAATAGAAAGCAAGCAGCCTTGGACGTAACCAaggacctgactgagaaccacTGAACTAAACCATCTTCTTGTAGGCTATGCAAACTACAGATGCGTAATGATGCTAACTACAGATGTGTAATGATGCTGACTACAGATGTGTAATGGTGCTGACTACAGATGTGTAATGATGCTGACACCAGATGTGTAATGATGCTGCCTACAGATGTGTAATGATTGTCTACAGATGTGGTGATGATGCTAACTACAGATGTGGTGACGCTGCTGCCTACAGATGTGTAATGATGCTGACTACAGATGTGTAATGACTTTGATTAGATGTGTAATGATGCTGACTACAGATGTAATGATGCCGACTACAGATGTGTAATGATGCCGATTACAGATGTGTAATGATGTGGTGTAATGAGGGGTGGCACTCAAAGGCAATTCTATGATTTGCAAACAGGGAAGGCAATGATATTTACTTCAGTGGTATTTTCTTGAAAAGAAAGTACTAAGATCAAAAATATTTCAAGTAATATTTTAAGTACGAATTTTACTTTAAATATTTGAAATATGTTCATTCATCTCAAAGACAGATAAGGTTCGAATCCCACCAACACGGGATGCCGACACATCCTTTCAATGACCTATAGCGGTTGTAACGAGGAGTGTGTGAGGACTTACACTCTTTAATGAAGAGGTAGGACAGCGTCAACATGACAGTGTGTCCACTGTACAAGAAATCCCCACACATCAGATGAGAACCCGTCAGGGATAGACCTACAGACAGAGatttaaacaaataaaaaaacataCACAGACAAACTTTGGTAAATACAGATTTGGTGTTCACAAACTGGCTACTGTAACTGGTCGACACAGAAAACTGGTTAGACCGAGAAAAACTGATGTGCACTCGAAGTGAAACAGCTGAAGTGGAGACAAGAATCAACTTTCTTAGAGACTgtccaaaataaaatacaattagATATAAATTATTTCCCAGATTTGCTAAGTGAGACCCAGACTTTATTTtccttcatcagaaacacgaatTCAAAGAATTCTTGGAGAAACGACCAACACGGCATAAATGGCAGGAGAATTTATACCAGCATGTCATAAAGAAAGACGTGATTTTGTTTAAGTCTTCATTTGGAtttttaaaatacaacaaatattATTACATTTTTCCATTGGCTTTATTTACCTTTGTTATTAATAGCTACTTATttctgcactggagagaagaggaatgaaagtcagtaggagcaagacggaatacatatgtgcggatgagagggagggcagtggactTGTGAGGAAGAGTAgatgtgatgaaggtgtatgactttaaatacttggggttaactgttcaAAGCAAGAGGGAgggcagaagagagtgcaggcagggtggagtgggtggagaagagtgtcgagcGATTTGtgacaagggtaccagcaagagttaaagggaaggtttacaagatggtagtgagaccagctttgttatatggtctggagacagtggcactgatgaaaagacaggaggtgcagcaTGAGGTGGTAgagctgaagatgataagattttcactgggagtgatgaagaaggacaggattaggaatgagtatattagagggacagctcaggttggacggtttggagacaaagcaagagagacaagattgagatggtgtggacatgtgtggaggagagatgctgcgtatactgggagaaggatgctgaatatggagctgccagggaagaggagaagaggaaggccaaagaggaggtttatggatgtggtgagggaggacatgcaggtggctggtttgacagaggaagttgccaaggacaggaagagatggaaacggatgatccaatgtggtgacccctaatggaggaggaagaggaggagggagaggaagaaggtTTTACATTGTTGTATTGCTCATATGTTGATCTCTGTGATCTTGAATGATCTTATACAATGTGCTTTAGCAACAATAAAGCCTCTGAACTGAacggagagagagatgtggtTCTGCATGGAGTTTCGCCTGTGATGAGATGATGTGAGTTTTGTCTGTGATGAGATGATGTGGGTTTTGTCTGTGATGAGTGATGGATGATGTGAGGTTGTCTGTAATGAGTGATGCAATGATAGTGAGTTTTGTCTGACGAGTGATGCGTTAATGTGAGTTTCATCTGTGATGAGTGATGTGATGATGTGAATTTCGTCTGTGACGAGTGATGTGATGATGTGAGTTTCGTCTGTGATTTGTGATGGATGATGTGAGGTTGTCTGTGATGAGTGATGCAATGATAGTGAGTTTTGTCTGATGAGTGATGCGTTAATGTGAGTTTCATCTGTGATGAGTGATGTGATGATGTGAATTTCGTCTGTGATGACTGATGTGATGAGTGATGGGATGATGAGTTTCATCTGTGATGAGTGATGTGTTGATGGCGATGTTTGTCTGTAATGACTGATGTGATGATGTTGAGTTTCGTCTGTGATGATGTGAGTTTCGTCTGTGATGAGTGATGTAATGATGGTGAGTTTTGTCTGATGAGATGCATTAATGTGAGTTTCATCTGTGATGAGTGATGTGATGATGTGAATTTCATCTGTGATGACTGATGTGATGAGATGATGTGAGTTTCATCTGTGATGGGTGATGTGATGAGATGATGTGAGTTTCATCTGTGAcgagtgatgtgatgtgagttTTGTCTGTGTTGAGTGATGTGGGTttttctgtgatgagtgatgtGTTGATGGCGATTTTTCTCTGTGATGAGTGATGTAAGTCTCGTCTGTGATGAGTGATGTGATGATGTGAGTTTCATCTGATGAGTGATGTGATGATGAGTTTTGTCATGATTGTGATGATTCGGAGCTGTCCTGTGTTCTTGGCCGTGGCTTCATCAGGTCAAACTAGTTAAAGTAGGTTAATAATATGAATGGTGATCCTACCTCCTCCTGATATCAGCCTCAGTATCCTCCAGATCTTCCCTGTAGAGTCATTATACAGCTGCAGACAGAGGGATATGGCAGTTATATCAATTATTAGACACATTTACTGTGTAATTTTATAAACATCTAGAcaccagagagcaagagagagatttgGTTTTTAAAAATACTTTAATTCACATATTCATTGTTAATCTCGCAGTAGTTATAGCACATTTTAATCACAATAGGACAAATCAACACAAACAAAATGAGACAGAATGAAAATGCTTTTACCTAAAAAATCCAACAAATGTTAATTTATTTTGTTACAGACCAAATGGTCCCATTAGATGTCCACTGGTGTCCCGAATCATCTGGAGTGCTCATCATTACTTTGTAAAATCTAAAAACAAAGCCACACTCGGTTcctctaaagcagtggttctcaacctttttggggtcctggaccccctgtgtatttttgatctaccctgaggacccctccacctgatcttgggggagggggttgcaatttgatagaaacagtagaaactgcattttaaattgcattatagcatttattcactctttggggcaaaaataagagctttcagttgtaacttagatatagttaacaaaacagaattcttatgcagtaactttcagatatatgtaacaaaacagaattcttatgcagtaactttcagatatatgtaacaaaacagaatatgtattcagtaactttcagatatatgtaacaacacagaatacttattcagtaactttcagatacatgtaacaaaacagaatatgtatgcagtaactttcagatatatgtaacaacagaatttttatgcagtaacttttaacaatacaaacgggagcgagatctcttattaaaatacaataaattacacttgtgaaacatgtaattagagaaaaaagtcctgttaccctttatagtttaggtagataaaggtctcagtcacatttgagtaaaataatcctatttctataaatgtcataggatctttttttaaagatattttattttcacggaccccttgcaattacaccacggaccactaggggtccgcggacccccggttgagaaacaccgctCTAAAGGACACATACTTGGTCTGATCTGCTGCTCTGGTGCAACTCCTCTTAACTGCAatgcatctgatttgcccatttccgaccacaagttagtgtcttgcgatgttaatttaacagtatccaaaacaaatttgtcaTGCTCCATCTCGTTCCGTAATATTATATTGAGTTATCTACTCTCACAAGGGAAATTGATAACCTCTCCAGCAAAGACAGtttatccaccccagacgaactggtctctcattacaacgaTGGCCTTTATAATATTTTAAACAATCTCGCTCCTTTAAAACCCCACTcagtttcctttacccactctgcctcttggtttacacctgcactacgccagcttagtgctaaaggccgtcgcctggaacgcctttacacgaagactggccttgttgttcataaagacatgtataatgaccacatacttcattacaaggaggctctgtccacagctaaatcatCTTATTACGCAAACTTAATTAGATCAGGTGAAGGGAACACTAGAACCCTGTTTTCCaaggtaaacaatattttacggccaccagacactctcgcacctcacctgtattcagttgctcaatgtaatgctttcatgaccttttttaatgccaaaattgaaaatattcatcagcaactgacctcgtcaaacaatactgcatacagttcatcttattcaccatcctatgttcccctctgttcttcactatctagttttaaactcccaactgttgcagacatagctggtcttattcgcaaatccaaatcatctacctgtcagttagacccccttcctactcatttagtaaaagcctgtctaccttctctatcctctttaataactgatatcatacattcctcccttacctctggtcttgttccctcatctctcaaaacagctgcaataactccaatactcaagaaacctggtgcagaccccaacaatatGAACaattttcgcccaatctcaaatttacaatttctttctaaaacacttgaaagaacagtcgcatctcaggtacacaGTCACTTGattaacaacaatctgtttgaacaattccagtctggttttgctccatgcacagtacggagacagcattggtgaaaatcactaatgatcttttgatggcagctgactctgggctcttaaccatactttttCTCCTTGATCTgaatgcagcctttgataccatctcacacaacatcctcctagaaagattagcttcaattggaataactggcaccccccttgactggtttagatcatatctctctggccgcactcagtttgtccaacttaaaaatttgagatctcactcctttcctgttactaccggtgttccccagggctctgtattgggacccctcctatttattatttgcctgctacctcttggccacattttcaggaaatttggcattcaatttcattgctacgtggatgacacccagctttatctatccaccaaacctacctccactcttccgcccacacccctttctgactgcttactagaaattaaatcctggttttcataccacttcctcaattgataaaactgaggtccttttagttggcactaaatctactttggccaaaactgatagtttttttcttactatttacaattctatagttcccccatcgcctcaggttaagagtctgggtgtcatcctggacagcacattatcttttgaagcccacatcaacaatgttactcggtctgcatacttccaccgacGCAATACTAATCGTCTTCCGCCgtcacttacactaccgttcaaaagtttgggatcacccaaacaattttgtgttttccatgaaaagtcacacttattcaccaccatatgttgtgaaatgaatagaaaatagagtcaagacattgacaaggttagaaataatgatttgtatttgaaataagattttttttttacatcaaactttgctttcgtcaaagaatcctccatttgcagcaattacagcattgcagacctttggcattctagctgttaatttgttgaggtaatctggagaaattgcaccccacgcttccagaagcagctcccacaagttggattggttggatgggcacttctttgagcagattgagtttctggagcatcacatttgtggggtcaattaaacgctcaaaatggccagaaaaagagaactttcatctgaaactcgacagtctattcttgttcttagaaatgaaggctattccatgcgagaattgctaagaaattgaagatttcctacaccggtgtgtactactcccttcagaggacagcacaaacaggctctaaccagagtagaaaaagaagtgggaggccgcgttgcacaactgagcaagaagataagtacattagagtctctagtttgagaaacagacgcctcacaggtccccaactggcatcttcattaaatagtacctgttagagcctgtttgtgctgtcctctgaagggagtagtacacaccggtgtaggaaatcttcaatttcttagcaatttctcgcatggaatagccttcatttctaagaacaagaatagactgtcgagtttcagatgaaagttctctttttctggccattttgagcgtttaattgaccccacaaatgtgatgctccagaaactcaatctgctcaaagaagtgcccatccaaccaatccaacttgtgggagctgcttctggaagcgtggggtgcaatttctccagattacctcaacaaattaacagctagaatgccaaaggtctgcaatgctgtaattgctgcaaatggaggattctttgacgaaagcaaagtttgatgtaaaaaaaatcttatttcaaatacaaatcattatttctaaccttgtcaatgttttgactctattttctattcatttcacaacatatggtggtgaataagtgtgacttttcatggaaaacacgaaattgtttgggtgatcccaaacttttgaacggtagtgtacacctaaaagcacagccatactcactcacaccctggttacgtcCCGTATttactactgtaattctatcctttttgttcttcccctcaagtgtcttcataagcttcaattggtccagaatgcagctgcccgtatcattaccagaactccttccatagatcatatcactcctgttcttcaataactccactgacttcctgttttataccgtactgacttcaagatcctgctcctaaacgttaaggcccttaataacttagctcctgcCTATCTTTTTGAACTCTTTCATATCcgcacgccctcccacactctcagatcctcttctgctctccaactcactacaccatcggcccgcttgactaccatggggactggagccttcagtcgttctgccccccgcctatggaactctctcccacaaaaaATTTGCAACACTGACCCTCTTTCAactttcaaatcccatctcaaaacgtaccttttcaaactggcatattcagtctgatccacacttcactgagttttgtgcagatgttgattttatacttatctgttgtgttaactttttattgtctactgtGATGGCCACACCTGTGGCCTCACAGCTGATCTAAATTGCAGAGGGTGCTGTTGCTGCCGAGGGGCTTCCTGTGAGGCTTGGGCAAAAGGATCCGCCCCTGGAAGCACAGCCCTTTTATGGAGGAAGTGGCCAATTGGGCCAAACCAAGTGTCGGTCACATCATGGGGGGATTTGGTTTAGAGTTGATTAATGTTTTGGGTTGTATtagtttattgatttattttgttaggTTAGAAGTTGAGTGTATTTATACTGGTTATCTGATTgccctgttttcttttgtttgtaaTTTAGTCTGTAGTGTTTAGTGTTTGTATGTCGCCCCTCCTTGTGTGTAGTTGGTCTGATCAGCCACTATATATGTGTCCCTTTGTGTCTAGTTAGGGaggtctgttttgtcttttgttgGGCAGTCATTCGGTTGGTTTGTTTCAGTTAGCTCACTTTATATTgagtttattgcttgatttaagtTCTGTTATTTTGACCTCTTTTATGGGCCCAGACTTTTGTTCTATCTTTTgtaaagtacttttttttttttttttgcatttttgggtAAATAAAACCCCTTTTTTTCTGGAAAACACCTGTGTTCCTCATCCTTGCCGGCTCGGTCTCCTacatctaccctgctttgttttgactttacgctgtctgatacagtgctggttTTTTTAAactatgttctgtaaggtgtccttgagtgttttgaaaggcgcccacaaataaaatgcattattattattattattattccctccCTGACCCCttctccattttgtttttcctctttttgtATAATGCCGATGTTGCCTGTCCAACTATATAATTCAATAGTTGTCATTTAATCATTGTTGTCTCTTTGTATCTGGCTCCAAAAGCAAAAGCAATTTCTGACAACCAGAACCACGTGTCTAGTACCAAA of Lampris incognitus isolate fLamInc1 chromosome 20, fLamInc1.hap2, whole genome shotgun sequence contains these proteins:
- the LOC130130633 gene encoding phosphatidylcholine:ceramide cholinephosphotransferase 2-like, with amino-acid sequence MYRCVTMYITTLPVPGKHMVCAPKLYNDSTGKIWRILRLISGGGLSLTGSHLMCGDFLYSGHTVMLTLSYLFIKEYSPRWMWWYRWLCWLLSASGVLCILIGHEHYSIDVVIGYFVTTRIFWWYHTMANTHALRQAPNNYLLRTWWNPIFNFLEKNVETTVPVVFSWPVALPSSCTQRYRMVETGRDE